Part of the Thermoleophilia bacterium genome, CGTATTTGTGCCCCACGGGCTCGCTAGCGTGAACCAGGAGAGGCGCCTGTCGCTCCCTTAGCAAACCAGCAAGGTGCGCAAAGGAAGGATCATAAGCGTTGGGCGCAAGCTCACCGCATCCCACAAGCCCCGCATCCAGACACCTCTCTAGCTCAGCCAGAGAAGCCTTTGCCTCGGAGGAACCAGCCCCTACGGGCACGCAAGCCAGACCCGCCAATCGGCCCTGATATATCCGCACTGACTCAATCACGTAGTCATTAACCAGCCGACACAGACCAAGATCACGGAATGGGAAGCCCATGACCACCGCCACACCGACCCCGCACTCCTTCATGTGCGCAACTACTTCCTCTGCGGTAGCCATCCGAGCTTTGGGAGAGGAGTAAATCTCGCCAAAGCGGGTATCCCGATCAAGATAAGTCTCCCGCCGCTGGATGATCTCCGGCGGGAAGATATGGACATGCGCATCAACCACGCCATCCGCGGCCGCGTGGCCAACAACCGAGTCAGCGCCCTGGCTACGAGCCCCTTCAGGCAACCGCGGTGAGGAGGATGAGTTCGACCAGCTCTTCATAGGAGATTCCTGCGGCCTTGGCCTGGGCGGGCAAATCGGACGTGTCCGTCATTCCGGGCAAGGTATTAATCTCTATAAACCAGGGAGTGCCCGCCTCATCTACCATCATGTCCACCCGCGCATAGCCACGACAACCAATGGCTTCAAAAACAGCTTCTGCCGCGCGCTCCGCCTGCTCATACACAGCGGGCTCTAGCTGAGCTGGCAGAATGAAATCGGTGAGGCCCTTGGTGTACTTAGCCTCGTAGTCGTAGAACTCTTTCTTTGGGACAAGCTCGAGAATTGGCAAAGAACGCGGACGCCCGTTTTGCTCAAGTATCCCCACCGTTATTTCCCTACCCGGTATGAACTTTTCGGCGAAGACGGCGCCAAATTCTTGACGGACTTCGTGAATGGCCGCTCTAAGACCCTCTGCATCCTTGCATTTGAC contains:
- a CDS encoding amidohydrolase — encoded protein: MKSWSNSSSSPRLPEGARSQGADSVVGHAAADGVVDAHVHIFPPEIIQRRETYLDRDTRFGEIYSSPKARMATAEEVVAHMKECGVGVAVVMGFPFRDLGLCRLVNDYVIESVRIYQGRLAGLACVPVGAGSSEAKASLAELERCLDAGLVGCGELAPNAYDPSFAHLAGLLRERQAPLLVHASEPVGHKYAGKGTFTPAECVALAEACRGTPLVFAHMGGGLFVYELMPEVREALSHVYYDTAAVPYLYRPLVYRVAILCAGANKLLFGSDYPLLSPRRYEDDLRAVLSDEERVTVTQDNACRVYRLGASLGKEGQQP
- a CDS encoding D-alanine--D-alanine ligase, whose amino-acid sequence is MDREILKTKTIGVLMGGLSGEREISLRSGENCFRALQSLGYRVVRIDAVRDVAQKLDEAGVEVAFLALHGRFGEDGTIQGLLEIMGIPYTGSGVLASALGMNKIAAKKVVRSSGIATPDFCEIGYEEPADHAARRVVSEVGLPVMIKPVEEGSSLGVVKCKDAEGLRAAIHEVRQEFGAVFAEKFIPGREITVGILEQNGRPRSLPILELVPKKEFYDYEAKYTKGLTDFILPAQLEPAVYEQAERAAEAVFEAIGCRGYARVDMMVDEAGTPWFIEINTLPGMTDTSDLPAQAKAAGISYEELVELILLTAVA